One genomic window of Vespula pensylvanica isolate Volc-1 chromosome 12, ASM1446617v1, whole genome shotgun sequence includes the following:
- the LOC122633426 gene encoding mRNA (2'-O-methyladenosine-N(6)-)-methyltransferase → MNEISGSKQELPNTSAWETLSAPSLSSASNMHHHHQTLQQDTSTTVMQVIVPTPVKLQGPILSPAQTVTDHCSQLGHLQQTPLMTQGLAPTNFSDLELSPELQQQGWKKFWSKRENRPYFWNKLTGESLWVVPSLKSQFDPITDPLGICGVPPVPGNGSIPLCTPSGGVKRRASEDGTAPAPKKFVLAGPWDLEIPTNVIIHERAPSNLPHVHPEVEALRCGLLAKLRLCYQELCHTRESIDAPKDSFNRWLMERKVIDCGSDPLLPSQCFPEISMSMYREIMNDIPIKLVRPKFTGDARKQLSRYAEAAKKMIESRAASPESRKVVKWNAEDTFQWLRRTVGATFDDFQDRLAHLKRQCQPHLTETVKASVEGICLKIYHLSTEYAKKIKDKNNQILKDNGLGDVIPLGGPASTQRKVWCYPVQFSLPTPRLPQVDYLPERDQTMLRFHGDTMCINNTHLTKLEHLYRYNCFDDKKFEMFLPRVWCMLKRYQTYLGNEGQATQMALPVTVFECLQRSFGVTFECFASPLNCYFRQYCSTFADTDSYFGSRGPFLDFRPVSGSFQANPPYCEELMEAMVNHFERLLADSTEPLSFVVFLPEWRDPAPNALLKLESSHFKRKQVVVLAMEHEYRHGLQHILPKGEVNIRAAHGTLVVWLQNAAGAARWGPTEERVEALLEAWRPGRERERDKQELLSPPRQTHQQIPATPVPVLATQTPPTMPLSQTLSTHPT, encoded by the exons ATGAATGAAATAAGCGGTAGTAAACAAGAGTTACCAAATACTTCGGCTTGGGAAACTCTGTCAGCACCATCTCTATCTTCGGCATCTAATATGCACCATCATCATCAAACGTTGCAGCAGGATACAAGTACAACAGTTATGCAAGTTATAGTTCCTACTCCTGTTAAACTTCAAGGTCCTATATTATCTCCAGCTCAAACGGTAACCGATCATTGTTCGCAACTTGGACATCTGCAACAAACACCTTTAATGACTCAG GGCTTAGCACCAACAAATTTTTCTGATCTTGAACTTTCGCCCGAGCTTCAACAACAAGGTTGGAAAAAATTCTGGAGTAAACGAGAGAACAGGCCTTATTTCTGGAACAAGTTAACGGGTGAATCTTTGTGGGTTGTCCCCTCTTTGAAATCTCag TTTGATCCAATCACGGATCCCCTTGGCATATGCGGTGTACCTCCAGTTCCTGGAAACGGATCAATACCTCTCTGTACACCAAGTGGTGGAGTAAAACGCAGAGCTTCAGAAGACGGTACTGCACCAGCtccaaaaaaatttgtattagc AGGTCCGTGGGATCTTGAAATTCCaacaaatgtaataattcACGAACGAGCACCATCAAATTTGCCACATGTCCATCCTGAAGTAGAAGCTTTACGATGTGGTTTACTTGCAAAGTTACGTTTGTGCTATCAAGAGCTTTGCCATACACGAGAATCCATAGATGCCCCTAAAGATTCTTTTAACAGATGGTTAATGGAACGTAAGGTTATAGACTGTGGATCAGATCCATTGCTGCCAAGTCAGTGCTTTCCAGAGATCTCTATGTCAATGTATCGTGAAATTATGAATGATATCCCTATTAAATTAGTAAGACCAAAATTTACTGGTGATGCTAGAAAACAATTATCGCGTTACGCGGAAGCAGCtaagaaaatgatagaatCAAGAGCAGCATCTCCTGAAAGCAGAAAAGTTGTAAAATGGAATGCCGAAGATACGTTTCAATGGCTCCGACGGACAGTCGGTGCAACATTTGATGACTTTCAGGATCGACTTGCCCATTTGAAACGTCAATGTCAACCTCACCTTACTGAAACTGTAAAAGCAAGTGTCGAGGGTATTtgcttaaaaatttatcactTGTCTACAGAATAcgcaaaaaaaattaaggataaaaataatcaaatattaaaagacaATGGTTTAGGGGATGTGATACCATTGGGGGGACCTGCTAGTACGCAAAGAAAAGTTTGGTGTTATCCAGTGCAATTTTCTCTTCCTACTCCTCGGCTTCCACAAGTGGATTATCTTCCTGAACGTGATCAAACAATGTTACGTTTTCATGGTGACACTATGTGTATTAACAATACACACTTGACAAAATTAGAACATTTGTATAGGTACAATTGttttgatgataaaaaatttgaaatgttTTTACCTCGTGTATGGTGTATGTTAAAACGATATCAAACATATCTTGGCAATGAGGGACAAGCAACTCAGATGGCTTTGCCAGTTACAGTTTTTGAGTGCCTCCAAAGATCATTTGGCGTGACATTCGAGTGTTTTGCATCTCCTTTAAATTGTTACTTTAGGCAATATTGTTCAACGTTTGCTGACACAGACTCCTATTTCGGATCAAGAGGTCCTTTTCTGGATTTTAGACCTGTAAGCGGCTCTTTTCAAGCTAATCCACCCTACTGTGAAGAACTCATGGAAGCAATGGTTAATCACTTCGAACGTCTCTTAGCAGATTCAACTGAACCTTTGTCTTTTGTTGTATTTTTACCAGAATGGCGAGATCCAGCACCTAATGCTCTCTTAAAGCTAGAGAGTAGTCATTTTAAGCGTAAACAAGTAGTAGTACTTGCAATGGAACATGAATACAGACATGGACTGCAACATATATTACCAAA AGGTGAAGTAAATATCAGGGCTGCTCATGGAACTTTGGTTGTATGGCTTCAAAATGCAGCAGGTGCTGCAAGATGGGGTCCTACTGAGGAACGTGTAGAGGCATTATTGGAAGCTTGGCGTccaggaagagaaagagaaagagataaacaaGAACTTCTTTCCCCACCTAGACAAACTCACCAACAGATTCCTGCAACACCAGTTCCAGTGTTAGCAACGCAAACTCCTCCAACAATGCCACTTTCACAAACATTATCTACGCATCCTACATAa